A single region of the Microcella sp. genome encodes:
- a CDS encoding MoxR family ATPase, giving the protein MTMTPEQAAWFAGVVDRIVANVEQVVLGKSYVIRLSLTALLSEGHLLLEDVPGTGKTSMARALAQSIKGTTTRVQFTPDLLPGDITGMTVYDQRTGEFEFHPGPVFATVVLADEINRASPKTQSALLEVMEEGNVTIDGVTHPVTAPFLVIATQNPIEQAGTYRLPEAQLDRFLMKTAIGYPDHAATVRILDGAGGARAAVVEPVIELDVVREMIAVARTVHVDPVVTDYIARLVDASRSHPDVRLGASVRGALALIRCAKTFAAIQGRHYVVPDDVKALAEPVLAHRLNLDPESEFDGVTPGAVIAQILVETPPPSDRVAV; this is encoded by the coding sequence GTGACTATGACCCCTGAGCAGGCCGCCTGGTTCGCTGGCGTCGTCGACCGTATCGTCGCCAACGTCGAACAGGTCGTGCTGGGCAAGTCGTACGTGATCCGCCTCAGTCTCACGGCGCTGCTGAGCGAGGGGCACCTGCTGCTCGAAGACGTTCCCGGCACGGGCAAGACCTCGATGGCGCGCGCTCTCGCCCAGAGCATCAAGGGCACCACGACTCGAGTGCAGTTCACCCCCGATCTGCTGCCCGGTGACATCACCGGCATGACGGTCTACGACCAGCGAACCGGCGAATTCGAGTTTCACCCTGGCCCGGTCTTCGCCACGGTCGTGCTCGCCGACGAGATCAACCGCGCCAGCCCGAAGACCCAGTCTGCGCTGCTCGAGGTCATGGAAGAAGGAAACGTGACGATCGACGGCGTGACGCACCCCGTGACGGCACCGTTTCTCGTGATCGCCACGCAGAACCCCATCGAGCAGGCGGGAACCTATCGGCTGCCAGAAGCACAGCTCGACCGGTTTCTCATGAAAACGGCGATCGGCTATCCAGATCACGCGGCGACGGTGCGCATTCTCGACGGCGCTGGCGGTGCTCGTGCCGCCGTCGTCGAGCCGGTCATCGAGCTCGACGTCGTTCGCGAGATGATCGCTGTTGCTCGCACGGTGCATGTCGACCCTGTTGTCACCGACTACATCGCCCGGCTCGTCGATGCCAGCCGCTCGCACCCCGACGTGCGACTCGGAGCAAGCGTGCGCGGGGCGCTCGCGCTCATCCGCTGTGCGAAGACCTTCGCCGCCATCCAGGGCCGGCACTACGTCGTGCCTGACGACGTGAAGGCACTCGCCGAGCCGGTGCTCGCTCATCGACTCAACCTCGACCCCGAGTCTGAGTTCGACGGTGTGACACCGGGTGCGGTCATCGCCCAGATCCTGGTCGAGACACCGCCGCCGAGCGACCGGGTCGCCGTGTGA
- a CDS encoding DUF58 domain-containing protein, whose protein sequence is MSPASGRSVRATTAEHPRRPADETTIASTVTTARTRIVGERSGWAADALVVSVRAARTLRDLLVASMRSASEVITALGWSVLAIVPLSLIAGYSWGWTELIVLGVIGATLSIVAVVYLAGRTRVSVIVHPPPSRIAVGDSAAARLEVSNPTRRRSFAHVVEVPVGAGVATLHVPGLAAGAGIELDVTVPTDRRGRITLGPVRTVRADPIGLVRRELVLTGASEIIVHPRTIDIPSTSTGLVRDLEGQATRDLTPSDLAFHAIREYVAGDDRRHIHWKSTAKTGALMVRQFEETRRSRIVIALGIASVDFGSDAEFELAVSVTGSLGARAIKDARELAVVVSAVTPDFAKRTVVALRALSTLTPLRLLDDLAVVEHGPAALGILDVARLAGESTRGLSVALLVVGSTVTPARLRSAAAGLPPSVEVVVLQCDPERIPGRRRLGPFSVVTIGSLGDLRRAMQGADTW, encoded by the coding sequence ATGAGCCCCGCCTCCGGGCGGTCAGTGCGCGCGACGACGGCCGAGCACCCGCGACGACCAGCCGACGAGACGACGATCGCCTCGACGGTCACCACGGCCCGCACACGAATCGTCGGCGAACGCTCGGGCTGGGCAGCGGATGCCCTCGTCGTCTCCGTGCGTGCGGCACGCACGCTGCGTGACCTGCTCGTCGCATCGATGCGCTCAGCCTCTGAGGTCATCACGGCGCTGGGCTGGTCGGTGCTCGCGATCGTTCCGCTCTCGCTCATCGCCGGATACTCGTGGGGATGGACCGAGCTCATCGTGCTCGGAGTCATCGGCGCCACGCTCAGCATCGTGGCAGTCGTGTACCTCGCGGGCCGCACTCGCGTCTCGGTGATCGTGCACCCTCCGCCCAGTCGCATCGCCGTGGGCGACTCGGCGGCCGCACGACTCGAGGTCAGCAACCCGACGCGCCGGCGATCGTTCGCCCACGTCGTCGAAGTTCCGGTGGGCGCAGGAGTGGCCACCCTTCACGTGCCGGGCCTGGCGGCGGGTGCGGGCATCGAGCTCGACGTGACCGTGCCCACCGACCGGCGCGGCAGAATCACCCTCGGCCCGGTGCGCACGGTGCGCGCCGACCCGATCGGGCTCGTTCGGCGCGAGCTGGTGCTGACCGGGGCGAGCGAGATCATCGTGCACCCCCGCACCATCGACATCCCCTCGACCTCGACCGGTCTCGTGCGCGACCTGGAAGGGCAGGCGACGCGCGATCTCACTCCGAGCGACCTCGCATTCCACGCCATTCGCGAATACGTCGCCGGCGACGACCGGCGGCACATCCATTGGAAGTCGACCGCGAAGACCGGCGCACTCATGGTGCGCCAGTTCGAAGAGACCCGACGCAGCCGCATCGTGATCGCACTGGGCATCGCGAGCGTCGACTTCGGCTCTGATGCCGAGTTCGAACTCGCAGTGAGCGTCACGGGAAGCCTGGGTGCGCGTGCGATCAAAGATGCGCGCGAGCTCGCGGTCGTCGTCAGCGCCGTCACCCCAGACTTCGCCAAGCGCACCGTCGTCGCCCTGCGCGCGCTCTCGACCCTGACCCCGCTCAGGTTGCTCGATGACCTCGCGGTCGTCGAGCACGGCCCGGCCGCTCTCGGCATTCTCGATGTCGCACGATTGGCGGGTGAGAGCACTCGCGGCCTCTCAGTGGCGCTGCTCGTCGTGGGCTCGACAGTGACGCCCGCCCGATTGCGCAGCGCCGCCGCGGGTCTGCCTCCCTCGGTCGAGGTGGTCGTGCTGCAGTGCGACCCCGAGCGCATTCCGGGTCGTCGACGGTTGGGCCCGTTCTCGGTCGTCACGATCGGCTCACTCGGTGATCTGCGTCGTGCGATGCAGGGGGCCGACACGTGGTGA
- a CDS encoding transglutaminase domain-containing protein, translating into MVRASGTAQKPMQRPAVIATASAFTVASWSVIALVLWPIYLDRSFVVLAAVSITLAVALAIWTTIARWPAWGVMAAAVAIFTVIGVPLAVPSRTVYGVLPEPSGLLDLFAGVALGWRQLVTIDLPVGNYQALLVPALVMLFVGPLLTLSIALRTRAGELSALVPLIAFPWAIALGAERVALPISTAIVFAAVLLMWMAVWRRHRHADSTTTLPSTAWRDPRARGVRTVAAALALVLVAGGTGAAVVAALPPPADRTVLRTIVERPFEPLEQPSPLSAYRASFEPEVAEQVALTVEGAPLGARIRLAALDSYDGVVFAVGSDQVDSASGRFVRIPTVRDLSGSIGERAAVSVQLARETGVWLPMVGEFAAIEFLGAQAADERDRFVFNAVTGTAALVGGTSPGIEYRLEVVMPSTSARPLADAVPGEAAVPGIVAVPESLRDWLDAVAADAETPGERLSAALEGLARDGYLSHGVSDDEAPSRAGHSIDRLDELLTRRPMVGDAEQYAAAAALIAREIGFPSRVVLGYGPLEQSGTVALLENELTAWIEVSTAADGWVAIDVVPERRELPPAEPEDPVPVSRPQNAPQPPVDDPPALEELAPPEIEQADDPALSPFWQAVLAIITVAGWVLLVAGLIAAPLIAVAVAKALRRRRRRNAADPAVRILGGWSDVTDHARDLRIALPTAATRTEIAVALGRPAALVLARVTDRAVYAPEEPTSHEAERVWAASDAVRASLTDGLPRRERWRAAISPRSLRRYPEQRRATMGGRSR; encoded by the coding sequence GTGGTGAGAGCATCCGGCACCGCCCAGAAGCCGATGCAGCGGCCCGCAGTGATCGCGACCGCCAGCGCGTTCACCGTGGCTTCCTGGTCGGTCATCGCCCTCGTGCTGTGGCCGATCTACCTCGACCGCTCGTTCGTCGTGCTCGCCGCAGTGTCGATCACGCTGGCCGTCGCGCTCGCGATCTGGACGACGATCGCGCGCTGGCCGGCGTGGGGAGTGATGGCCGCGGCCGTCGCCATCTTCACCGTCATAGGGGTGCCATTGGCCGTGCCGTCGCGCACCGTCTACGGAGTGCTGCCCGAACCGAGCGGACTGCTCGACCTCTTCGCCGGAGTCGCACTCGGGTGGAGGCAGCTGGTCACCATCGATCTGCCGGTCGGCAACTATCAAGCACTGCTGGTGCCCGCTCTCGTCATGCTCTTCGTCGGACCCCTGCTGACCCTGAGCATCGCGCTGCGCACGCGAGCCGGCGAACTCTCGGCGCTTGTTCCGCTCATCGCCTTCCCCTGGGCGATCGCGCTCGGTGCCGAACGAGTGGCACTGCCGATCTCGACCGCGATCGTGTTCGCGGCGGTGCTGCTCATGTGGATGGCGGTGTGGCGTCGGCATCGGCACGCCGACTCGACGACGACGCTGCCGTCGACGGCGTGGCGAGACCCGCGCGCGCGCGGAGTGCGCACTGTCGCGGCCGCGCTCGCTCTCGTGCTCGTCGCAGGAGGCACGGGAGCCGCCGTGGTGGCGGCACTGCCGCCGCCGGCAGACCGCACTGTGCTGCGCACCATCGTCGAACGCCCCTTCGAACCGCTCGAGCAGCCCAGCCCGCTGTCGGCCTACCGGGCGTCGTTCGAGCCTGAGGTCGCAGAGCAGGTGGCGCTGACCGTCGAAGGGGCACCGCTCGGAGCCCGCATCAGGCTCGCGGCACTCGACAGCTACGACGGAGTGGTCTTCGCGGTGGGCAGTGATCAGGTCGACAGCGCATCAGGGCGGTTCGTGCGCATCCCGACGGTGCGTGATCTCAGCGGATCGATCGGCGAGCGGGCCGCAGTGTCGGTACAGCTCGCCCGAGAGACCGGCGTCTGGCTGCCGATGGTGGGCGAGTTCGCCGCGATCGAGTTTCTGGGTGCCCAGGCTGCCGATGAGCGCGATCGATTCGTGTTCAACGCAGTGACCGGCACGGCGGCTCTTGTCGGCGGCACGTCGCCCGGCATCGAATACCGTCTCGAGGTCGTCATGCCGTCGACCTCGGCCCGACCGCTTGCTGACGCCGTGCCGGGCGAGGCCGCGGTGCCCGGCATCGTGGCTGTTCCCGAGTCGCTGCGCGACTGGCTCGACGCGGTCGCGGCTGACGCCGAGACGCCGGGCGAGCGACTGAGCGCTGCGCTCGAGGGATTGGCGCGCGACGGCTACCTGAGTCACGGCGTGAGCGACGACGAAGCACCGAGTCGGGCCGGTCACTCGATCGATCGTCTCGATGAGCTGCTCACGCGCCGCCCGATGGTGGGCGATGCCGAGCAGTATGCCGCCGCTGCCGCGCTCATCGCCCGCGAGATCGGGTTTCCGTCGAGAGTGGTGCTCGGCTACGGCCCCCTCGAGCAGTCAGGCACGGTCGCGCTGCTCGAGAACGAGCTGACGGCGTGGATCGAAGTGTCGACGGCGGCCGACGGATGGGTCGCGATCGATGTCGTGCCCGAACGACGCGAGCTGCCCCCTGCCGAGCCAGAAGACCCCGTGCCGGTGTCGCGGCCGCAGAATGCGCCGCAGCCCCCGGTCGACGACCCACCGGCGCTCGAAGAGCTCGCACCGCCCGAGATCGAGCAGGCCGATGACCCTGCGCTCTCGCCGTTCTGGCAGGCGGTGCTCGCGATCATCACCGTCGCGGGATGGGTGCTGCTGGTGGCGGGGCTCATCGCAGCGCCCCTCATCGCTGTCGCCGTGGCCAAGGCGCTGCGGCGGCGTCGCCGACGCAATGCCGCCGACCCCGCGGTGCGCATTCTCGGTGGATGGAGCGATGTCACCGACCATGCGCGCGACCTTCGGATCGCTCTGCCGACCGCCGCGACGCGCACCGAAATCGCTGTGGCGCTCGGGCGCCCCGCTGCGCTCGTGCTCGCGAGAGTGACCGATCGGGCGGTGTACGCGCCCGAAGAACCCACATCGCACGAAGCCGAGCGAGTGTGGGCGGCCTCTGACGCGGTGCGGGCATCCCTCACCGACGGCCTGCCCCGCCGCGAGCGCTGGCGGGCCGCGATCTCGCCCAGGTCGCTGCGTCGATATCCTGAACAGAGGCGAGCGACGATGGGGGGCCGAAGTCGATGA
- a CDS encoding zinc-ribbon domain-containing protein, producing MTCQHCGADLPPIAMFCGECGRSVTAAVIAPVVVDRPVPPVTAQLDPVTEPEQQPEPEPEPQPEPEAEPQPEPEPEPESAQPARAATGSAVPGSAVPGSAVPDGAVSDTAAACDACGTAALADDLYCAECGQPLGGDTRVIDPLPAPLPLDLPTIEVDTESTRLVPRHPAGAPFVLQFSTGESYTVLGSGLAGRNPRPEPGEYVDHLVTIVDPGRSVSKTHLEFGQADGVFWVCDRHSGNGSVVREPGREPRQCEPGRRYPVVRGTRIDLGEQHVIVT from the coding sequence ATGACCTGCCAGCACTGCGGGGCAGACCTGCCGCCGATCGCCATGTTCTGCGGCGAGTGCGGACGCTCAGTGACGGCGGCGGTGATCGCCCCCGTCGTCGTCGACAGGCCCGTGCCGCCCGTCACGGCGCAGCTGGACCCGGTCACGGAGCCGGAGCAGCAACCAGAGCCGGAGCCGGAGCCGCAACCAGAGCCTGAGGCGGAGCCGCAACCAGAGCCTGAGCCCGAGCCTGAGTCTGCACAGCCCGCGCGAGCGGCAACCGGCAGCGCAGTGCCCGGCAGCGCAGTGCCCGGCAGCGCGGTGCCCGACGGCGCAGTAAGCGACACCGCAGCAGCGTGCGACGCGTGCGGCACTGCGGCGCTCGCCGACGATCTGTACTGCGCCGAGTGCGGGCAGCCGCTCGGCGGAGACACGCGAGTGATCGACCCGCTGCCAGCACCGCTGCCGCTCGATCTGCCGACGATCGAGGTCGACACCGAGAGCACGCGGCTCGTGCCTCGACACCCAGCAGGGGCGCCTTTCGTGCTGCAATTCAGCACGGGCGAGAGCTACACGGTGCTCGGCTCCGGGCTCGCTGGTCGCAATCCGCGCCCCGAGCCGGGGGAGTACGTCGACCATCTGGTCACGATCGTCGACCCGGGGCGCTCTGTCTCGAAGACCCATCTCGAGTTCGGTCAGGCCGACGGGGTGTTCTGGGTGTGCGACCGACACTCCGGCAACGGATCTGTGGTTCGCGAACCCGGCCGAGAACCACGGCAGTGCGAGCCTGGTCGCCGATACCCCGTGGTTCGGGGCACCCGCATCGACCTCGGCGAGCAGCACGTCATCGTCACCTAG
- a CDS encoding FtsK/SpoIIIE domain-containing protein, translated as MRLPPLPEPPRPAARAPFPLVAVVAPVVAAVVIGLVVGSPFMLMFAALGPIIAIASLLDARRAGRRHVRAERERFDRECQLFEVEIDRAHHAERVALDERHPLIDLSDRERRARSPLRIGTAAGPSAIAADISRPYGESDDDERRRRMLARAAVNPQLAVMIDRGPIVLVGEGLVADALARRWSREPGVRIERRGAVETSPGDAAVITVRSATALDLQVPGAAVRRVRPEFMTRRQVSTLPSAGGGSAELPVSLAWSSLECSGRDDAELSGVVVGVGASGVDEIDLVAAGPHAIVGGTTGSGKSEFLRALALGWAAAAPPSRAQLLFVDFKGGATFAGLTDLPHSAGLVTDLDPIVAQRAVRALRAELRHRERALAEAAVRDLRDHPELLPRLLVLVDEYAALIEAFPDVHAVFSDLAARGRSLGVHLVLCTQHPNSIVRDAISANCPVRISFRVTEVSSAAIVGDLARELVTAPPGRAALVDERGTRLLQIAVISDDDITVVRRRWSGHEPASSTWCPPLPDLVSADDLAALRSQQPIEPGESSSPMSTIDFGVLDDPDNRCRQIARWVPQRDGSLAVQGAARSGRTTVLATLAEQAAEHAAVVVLPAALPAAWAILERLSKGSIGCTLLLADDLDQLVSGAGERSGELLALWDAAVRSVRAAGGAAAAALSISTPGAAALLARFESRVMLRCTDADEHALVGAPRGLFDRRAPAGRGWWHELQLHSLMPSSALPPPADGRAAVWRLPQATDVIVVTNHVSEVVEQVAAHHGERRLVVDVRSLGAHSFDPDSSVALDPRIMIATPEAWQSVWGVLSIARQSAPVVLTRVDPADVRAVLGCRDSLAPLDTRAGECWVAEPGSPPVRARWQTLARP; from the coding sequence ATGCGACTGCCCCCTCTGCCCGAGCCGCCGCGCCCCGCAGCGCGCGCACCCTTCCCGCTGGTCGCCGTCGTGGCGCCGGTGGTGGCAGCCGTTGTCATCGGCCTCGTGGTGGGCTCGCCCTTCATGCTGATGTTCGCCGCGCTCGGGCCGATCATCGCCATCGCCTCGTTGCTCGATGCGCGCCGCGCGGGTCGACGGCACGTGAGGGCCGAGCGCGAGCGCTTCGACCGAGAGTGCCAGCTCTTCGAGGTCGAGATCGACCGAGCGCACCACGCCGAACGAGTGGCACTCGACGAGCGGCATCCGCTCATCGATCTCAGCGATCGCGAACGGCGGGCGCGCTCGCCTCTGCGTATCGGCACCGCGGCGGGGCCGAGCGCGATCGCCGCTGACATCTCGCGACCCTACGGCGAGTCTGACGACGACGAGCGGCGTCGACGGATGCTCGCTCGAGCCGCCGTCAATCCTCAGCTTGCCGTGATGATCGATCGGGGGCCGATCGTGCTCGTCGGCGAAGGGCTCGTGGCTGACGCTCTGGCGCGGCGGTGGAGTCGCGAGCCGGGTGTCCGCATCGAACGGCGGGGTGCCGTCGAGACGTCGCCGGGCGACGCCGCAGTCATCACCGTTCGTTCGGCAACGGCTCTCGACCTTCAGGTGCCAGGGGCCGCGGTGCGTCGAGTTCGCCCCGAGTTCATGACAAGGCGCCAGGTGAGCACTCTGCCGAGCGCCGGTGGCGGCAGCGCAGAGCTGCCCGTGTCGCTCGCCTGGAGCTCGCTCGAGTGCAGTGGGCGCGACGATGCCGAGTTATCTGGAGTGGTCGTCGGCGTCGGAGCATCAGGGGTCGATGAGATCGACCTGGTCGCGGCGGGCCCGCATGCGATCGTCGGCGGCACGACCGGCAGCGGCAAGAGCGAGTTCTTGCGCGCTCTCGCTCTGGGCTGGGCGGCTGCGGCGCCCCCGAGCCGAGCGCAACTGCTCTTCGTCGACTTCAAGGGCGGCGCCACCTTTGCGGGGCTCACCGACCTTCCTCACTCGGCGGGGTTGGTCACCGACCTCGACCCGATCGTCGCGCAGCGCGCCGTGCGAGCGCTGCGTGCCGAACTGCGGCACCGAGAGCGAGCACTCGCCGAGGCCGCAGTCCGCGACCTTCGCGACCACCCTGAACTGCTGCCGCGGCTTCTCGTGCTCGTCGATGAGTACGCGGCGCTCATCGAGGCTTTTCCCGACGTGCATGCGGTCTTCAGCGACCTGGCCGCTCGAGGTCGATCGCTGGGCGTGCACCTGGTGCTCTGCACCCAGCACCCCAACAGCATCGTGAGAGACGCGATCTCGGCGAACTGCCCGGTGCGCATCTCGTTTCGGGTCACCGAGGTCTCATCGGCCGCCATCGTCGGCGATCTCGCTCGAGAGCTCGTCACTGCTCCTCCCGGCCGCGCGGCGCTCGTCGACGAGCGCGGCACTCGCCTGCTGCAGATCGCGGTCATCAGCGATGACGACATCACGGTGGTTCGTCGACGGTGGTCCGGCCACGAGCCGGCGAGCAGCACCTGGTGCCCGCCCCTGCCCGACCTCGTGAGCGCTGACGACCTTGCTGCCCTGAGATCGCAGCAGCCGATCGAGCCAGGCGAGTCGTCGTCGCCGATGAGCACGATCGACTTCGGCGTGCTCGATGATCCTGACAACCGGTGCCGGCAGATCGCGCGCTGGGTGCCCCAGAGAGACGGTTCGCTCGCGGTGCAGGGCGCTGCTCGCAGCGGACGCACCACGGTGCTGGCAACCCTTGCAGAACAGGCTGCTGAGCACGCCGCGGTCGTGGTGCTGCCGGCTGCGCTTCCGGCAGCGTGGGCGATCCTCGAGAGACTGTCGAAGGGCTCCATCGGCTGCACGCTGCTGCTGGCTGACGACCTCGATCAGCTCGTCAGCGGCGCGGGCGAGCGCAGTGGTGAGCTGCTCGCGCTGTGGGACGCCGCCGTGCGGTCAGTGCGTGCCGCGGGCGGCGCCGCTGCGGCCGCGCTCTCGATCTCGACACCCGGGGCAGCCGCACTGCTCGCTCGCTTCGAGAGTCGCGTGATGCTGCGCTGCACCGATGCAGACGAGCATGCTCTGGTCGGCGCCCCGCGCGGGCTCTTCGATCGCAGAGCGCCAGCCGGAAGGGGCTGGTGGCACGAGCTGCAGCTGCATTCGCTCATGCCCTCGTCGGCGCTGCCCCCACCGGCAGACGGTCGCGCGGCGGTGTGGCGACTGCCGCAGGCGACTGACGTCATCGTCGTCACGAACCATGTCTCCGAGGTCGTCGAGCAGGTCGCTGCCCACCACGGCGAGCGTCGGCTCGTCGTCGACGTGCGCAGTCTCGGGGCGCACTCGTTCGACCCCGACAGCAGCGTGGCGCTCGATCCTCGCATCATGATCGCCACTCCCGAAGCGTGGCAGTCGGTGTGGGGCGTGCTGTCGATCGCCCGGCAGAGCGCACCGGTCGTGCTCACCAGAGTCGATCCGGCCGACGTGCGAGCGGTGCTCGGGTGCCGCGACAGCCTGGCCCCCCTCGACACCCGCGCGGGGGAGTGCTGGGTGGCCGAACCGGGTTCACCGCCCGTCAGAGCCAGGTGGCAGACGCTGGCGCGGCCGTGA
- the ald gene encoding alanine dehydrogenase: protein MRIAVPAEVKNNEYRVAITPAGVHDLVAHGHEVLVQSGAGLGSSITDAEYAAQGARIVPDAATAWGEAELLLKVKEPIASEYEHFRDGMVLFTYLHLAAEKDLTHALLASGVTGIAYETVQLPTRALPLLAPMSEVAGRLAPIVGANAMMRPNGGPGLLVPGVPGTDPANVVVLGGGVAGTNAVAMAVGLGAEVTVLDTNIQRLRELDALYSGRIRTIASNGYEIEKAAVRADLLIGSVLIPGAKAPKLISNELVSRMKPGSVLVDIAVDQGGCFADSRPTTHAEPTFAVHDSIFYCVANMPGAVPTTSTYALTNATMPYVRAIANLGWRDALRADASLALGLNTHAGTVTNGPVGIAHALPSIEPAEALA, encoded by the coding sequence ATGAGAATCGCCGTTCCGGCTGAGGTCAAGAACAACGAGTACCGAGTGGCGATCACTCCCGCGGGCGTGCACGACCTGGTCGCGCACGGGCACGAGGTTCTCGTGCAGTCGGGTGCCGGTCTCGGTTCGTCGATCACCGACGCCGAGTACGCAGCGCAAGGAGCGCGCATCGTGCCCGATGCCGCGACGGCGTGGGGCGAAGCAGAGCTGCTGCTCAAGGTCAAAGAGCCGATCGCCTCCGAGTACGAGCACTTCAGAGACGGCATGGTGCTGTTCACCTATCTGCACCTCGCTGCCGAGAAAGACCTCACTCACGCACTGCTCGCGAGCGGCGTCACCGGCATCGCCTACGAGACCGTGCAGTTGCCGACCCGGGCGCTTCCCCTCCTCGCTCCGATGAGCGAGGTCGCTGGTCGCCTCGCTCCGATCGTCGGCGCGAACGCGATGATGCGACCGAACGGCGGCCCCGGTCTGCTCGTGCCCGGGGTTCCCGGAACCGACCCGGCGAACGTCGTCGTGCTCGGCGGCGGAGTCGCCGGAACGAACGCCGTGGCGATGGCTGTCGGCCTCGGTGCTGAAGTGACCGTTCTCGACACGAATATTCAGCGCTTGCGCGAGCTCGACGCGCTCTACAGCGGCCGAATCCGCACCATCGCCTCGAACGGCTATGAGATCGAGAAGGCCGCGGTGCGAGCAGATCTGCTCATCGGCTCGGTGCTCATCCCCGGAGCGAAGGCTCCGAAGCTCATCAGCAATGAGCTCGTCTCGCGCATGAAGCCTGGCAGCGTTCTCGTCGACATCGCGGTCGATCAGGGCGGCTGCTTCGCCGACTCTCGGCCGACGACGCACGCAGAGCCCACGTTCGCCGTGCACGACAGCATCTTCTACTGCGTTGCGAACATGCCGGGCGCGGTGCCGACCACCTCGACCTACGCCTTGACCAACGCGACGATGCCCTACGTTCGTGCGATCGCGAACCTGGGGTGGCGAGATGCTCTGCGCGCCGATGCGTCTCTCGCGCTCGGGCTGAACACGCACGCCGGCACCGTCACGAACGGCCCCGTGGGCATCGCGCACGCCTTGCCGTCGATCGAGCCCGCCGAGGCTCTCGCCTGA
- a CDS encoding PotD/PotF family extracellular solute-binding protein, with amino-acid sequence MNRPLPEDPMIRSLIAQAKRAQLTRRTMLAGTGAGATALALAACTPADSSAGPAEDNSANDPTLNWANWPFYIDEDDDGNFPTLLAFEEQYGIAVNYLITVDDNNSYFATVRDQLALGQDIGADTVCLTDWMVNRWIQLGYTQELNKANIPNAANLVDSLQNPSFDPGRVHSLPWQGGFAGICYNVEQTGEVRSVSDLWRSDLAGRVGVLSEMRDTIGLLMLENGVDISGDFSADDFNAALDVFRTQMESGQVRNVRGNAYTEDLVNEDTLAAICWSGDITVLNFEAGYEKWKFVLPEAGATLWNDNFMIPIGSPRKTNAETLINYYYEPEVAAEVAAWVNFITPVEGAQEAAVAIDPELAEDTLIFPDDETLAKASIFRGLTPQEENEYQAAFQAILLGA; translated from the coding sequence ATGAACCGTCCTCTTCCCGAAGACCCGATGATCCGCAGCCTGATCGCACAGGCCAAGCGTGCGCAGCTGACTCGTCGCACCATGCTCGCCGGCACCGGCGCGGGCGCCACTGCTCTTGCGCTCGCCGCGTGCACGCCGGCCGACAGCTCGGCCGGGCCCGCCGAAGACAACTCGGCCAACGACCCGACGCTGAACTGGGCGAACTGGCCGTTCTACATCGATGAAGACGATGACGGAAACTTCCCGACCCTCCTGGCGTTCGAAGAGCAGTACGGCATCGCCGTCAACTACCTCATCACCGTCGACGACAACAACTCGTACTTCGCGACCGTGCGCGACCAGCTCGCTCTCGGTCAAGACATCGGCGCAGACACGGTGTGCTTGACCGACTGGATGGTCAACCGCTGGATCCAGCTGGGCTACACCCAAGAGCTCAACAAGGCCAACATCCCGAACGCGGCCAACCTTGTCGACAGCTTGCAGAACCCCTCGTTCGACCCCGGCCGCGTGCACTCGCTGCCCTGGCAGGGCGGCTTCGCCGGCATCTGCTACAACGTCGAGCAGACGGGCGAGGTTCGATCGGTCAGCGACCTCTGGCGCTCTGACCTCGCCGGGCGCGTCGGCGTGCTGAGCGAGATGCGCGACACGATCGGGCTGCTCATGCTCGAGAACGGCGTCGACATCTCGGGCGACTTCTCGGCGGACGACTTCAACGCAGCGCTCGACGTGTTCCGCACGCAGATGGAGTCGGGTCAGGTTCGCAACGTGCGTGGCAACGCCTACACCGAAGACCTCGTGAACGAAGACACGCTCGCCGCGATCTGCTGGTCGGGTGACATCACGGTGCTCAACTTCGAGGCCGGGTACGAGAAGTGGAAGTTCGTGCTGCCCGAGGCGGGTGCAACCCTCTGGAACGACAACTTCATGATTCCGATCGGCTCGCCTCGCAAGACCAACGCCGAGACCCTCATCAACTACTACTACGAGCCAGAAGTGGCAGCCGAGGTCGCTGCGTGGGTCAACTTCATCACGCCGGTCGAGGGTGCTCAAGAGGCTGCCGTGGCGATCGACCCCGAGCTGGCCGAAGACACGCTGATCTTCCCTGACGACGAGACGCTCGCCAAGGCGAGCATCTTCCGCGGACTCACCCCGCAAGAAGAGAACGAGTACCAGGCCGCATTCCAGGCGATTCTGCTCGGCGCATAA